In the Artemia franciscana chromosome 1, ASM3288406v1, whole genome shotgun sequence genome, one interval contains:
- the LOC136036775 gene encoding craniofacial development protein 2-like has product MSPAAYRTMLKWTPINEMILFARFATTHTKLSVIVCYTLTNKADDDVKDGFCETLQAVTKDIPKHDVLCVVGDLNAKVGADRKYCPEVLGPHGLDQIKENGALLVDFALNNDLFVGGTLFEHKYVHKYIWTSPDGSTRNQIDHFLIARRWPTSLLDVRGYRRADAQSDHMLIIVHIQIKLHAQKKIKQDMKKLYDTDKLQDQKIRRDFCISLWSKFDALAVEANDSESIEEKWEKIKSAYTTIAEEKLGFRKKPKKR; this is encoded by the coding sequence ATGTCCCCTGCAGCATACCGAACAATGTTGAAATGGACTCCAATAAACGAAATGATCTTATTTGCACGATTTGCTACAACACACACTAAGCTTTCTGTTATTGTATGCTACACTCTTACCAATAAGGCGGATGATGATGTCAAAGATGGCTTCTGTGAAACCTTACAAGCTGTCACCAAAGACATCCCCAAACATGATGTTCTATGTGTTGTTGGTGATCTAAATGCCAAAGTGGGAGCCGATCGCAAGTACTGTCCGGAAGTCCTAGGACCACATGGACTTGACCAGATTAAAGAAAATGGTGCATTACTAGTAGACTTCGCGCTAAATAATGACCTTTTCGTTGGTGGGACGCTCTTTGAGCATAAATATGTGCACAAGTACATATGGACATCTCCAGACGGTTCAACGCGAAACCAGATTGACCATTTCCTGATCGCCAGAAGGTGGCCTACAAGCCTGTTAGACGTGCGTGGGTATAGACGAGCAGACGCCCAGTCGGATCACATGCTCATAATCGTCCACATACAGATCAAACTACATGCCCAAAAGAAGATAAAGCAAGATATGAAGAAACTGTACGACACGGACAAGCTACAGGATCAAAAAATCCGCAGAGATTTCTGTATCTCTTTATGGAGCAAATTTGATGCCTTGGCTGTTGAGGCAAATGACTCAGAAAGCATCGAAGAGAAatgggagaaaataaaaagtgcataCACGACGATTGCCGAAGAAAAGTTAGGTTTCCGAAAGAAACCAAAGAAAAGGTGA